The following are encoded in a window of Impatiens glandulifera chromosome 5, dImpGla2.1, whole genome shotgun sequence genomic DNA:
- the LOC124938729 gene encoding uncharacterized protein LOC124938729 — protein MRPFQSVHLVRRDLGGFPVFLSPLSFSLCSFYLSSHHTRANGEDGAIWHYCWWVYPPYAAPDSLPRSPCCKPWRFFSRSSRTRTIKASSPPIGDDIERPLVSDDLRLPQYHQRNDFDGNYTLLGGNQATDNHVSSLHSDKVSKQVASATSQLSQSGSFILDVISESSDDGINATLRRPLVANRLAEEQNRVKKEGQIPESNYREMLALRNLDPEDL, from the exons atgcgaCCATTTCAAAGCGTTCATCTCGTTCGCCGGGACCTTGGGGGGTTCCCtgtctttctctctcctctctctttctctctctgttcATTCTACCTCTCATCTCATCACACCAGGGCCAATGGAGAAGACGGTGCTATATGGCATTATTGTTGGTGGGTTTATCCTCCTTATGCTGCTCCTGATTCTCTTCCTCGTTCTCCTTGCTGCAAGCCATGGCGTTTCTTCTCTCGTTCCTCCCGCACTCGCACCATCAAGGCCTCTTCGCCCCCAATC GGTGACGATATTGAAAGGCCACTTGTTTCGGATGATCTGAGGTTGCCACAATATCATCAAAGGAATGACTTTGATGGGAATTATACACTTCTAGGCGGAAATCAAGCAACTGATAACCATGTCAGTTCACTACATTCGGATAAAGTTTCCAAACAAGTTGCATCAGCCACTTCACAGTTATCGCAAA GCGGGAGTTTTATTCTGGATGTAATTTCTGAATCTTCTGATGATGGTATTAATGCGACACTCAGACGTCCATTGGTGGCCAATCGATTGGCTGAAGAACAGAACCGTGTGAAAAAGGAAGGTCAAATTCCTGAATCAAATTATCGGGAAATGCTAGCATTAAGGAATCTGGATCCAGAG GATTTATAG